The proteins below are encoded in one region of Clostridium estertheticum:
- a CDS encoding DUF2800 domain-containing protein, translating into MAQHAILSASGAKKWLTCPPSARLELQFENKTSEAAEEGTLAHELGELTLRKELKFISTRKFNSEFKKIEAHELFTKDMPDYVDIYVNTCMEKVSEARAKTPDAVINLEQRLDYSEWVPEGFGTGDMVVIADGTIEIIDLKYGKGVPVSAIGNTQMRLYALGAISEFSFLYDIKNVKMTIIQPRLDSISTDEISAIDLLYWASEKLAPAAALAFKGEGDFCAGEHCSSGFCRANAVCKARADKNMELAIYEFQDSSTLSIDEIADIIGKCNELAKWAKDVQEYALEQAVSGIAYPGWKLVEGRSNRRYTDVDAISDILMDEFTQDKVYKPAEILGISAMEKSIGKKRFGELVGDYIEKPVGKPVLVVETDKREVFNKATADFEMVPNG; encoded by the coding sequence ATGGCACAACATGCAATATTAAGTGCAAGTGGTGCTAAAAAATGGTTGACTTGCCCGCCTAGTGCAAGATTGGAACTACAATTTGAAAATAAAACATCTGAAGCTGCAGAGGAGGGAACATTGGCCCATGAGTTAGGGGAGTTAACACTTAGGAAAGAATTAAAATTTATAAGTACTAGAAAATTTAATTCAGAGTTTAAAAAGATAGAAGCACATGAACTTTTTACAAAGGACATGCCTGACTATGTAGATATTTATGTAAACACTTGTATGGAGAAAGTTTCAGAGGCTAGAGCAAAAACACCTGATGCAGTTATTAATTTAGAACAAAGACTTGATTATAGTGAATGGGTACCTGAAGGATTTGGTACTGGGGATATGGTTGTTATTGCAGATGGAACGATTGAAATTATTGACCTTAAGTATGGTAAGGGCGTTCCTGTAAGTGCTATAGGTAATACTCAAATGCGGCTTTATGCTCTAGGAGCTATATCAGAGTTTAGTTTCTTATATGATATAAAGAATGTAAAAATGACTATTATACAACCTAGATTAGATTCTATCAGTACTGATGAAATCTCAGCGATCGATCTTTTATATTGGGCCTCTGAGAAGTTAGCCCCAGCAGCGGCTTTAGCTTTCAAAGGTGAGGGAGATTTCTGTGCAGGAGAGCATTGTAGCTCGGGTTTCTGTAGAGCTAACGCAGTTTGCAAAGCCAGAGCTGATAAGAACATGGAACTAGCAATATATGAATTTCAAGATAGTTCAACATTAAGTATAGATGAAATTGCGGACATCATTGGTAAATGCAATGAATTAGCTAAGTGGGCCAAAGATGTACAAGAATATGCTTTAGAGCAAGCAGTCTCGGGTATTGCATATCCTGGATGGAAATTAGTTGAAGGTAGGAGTAATAGAAGGTATACAGATGTTGATGCTATATCAGATATTCTGATGGATGAATTCACTCAAGATAAAGTATATAAACCTGCTGAGATACTTGGCATATCTGCTATGGAAAAATCAATAGGTAAGAAGAGATTTGGTGAACTAGTTGGGGATTATATAGAAAAACCAGTAGGTAAGCCAGTATTAGTTGTTGAGACTGACAAAAGAGAAGTTTTCAATAAAGCCACAGCAGATTTTGAGATGGTTCCTAATGGCTAA
- a CDS encoding DUF2815 family protein, with protein MANVKAMRTGTKVTTGKVRLSYAHLFEAHAIEGNEPKFSVSVIIPKTDIDTLKAIKEAVEEAKVQGKTKWGGKVPATLKTPLRDGDVERPDDDAYANCYFLNASSKNKPGVVDQNVHPVLDATEVYSGCYGRLTINFYAFSASGNKGVAAGLGNVQKLEDGESLSGAFTKAEDDFGSVETATDDFLG; from the coding sequence ATGGCAAACGTTAAAGCAATGAGAACAGGAACAAAGGTAACTACAGGAAAGGTTAGATTAAGCTATGCACATTTATTTGAGGCTCATGCAATTGAAGGAAATGAACCTAAGTTTTCAGTTAGTGTAATAATTCCTAAGACAGACATTGATACACTTAAAGCAATCAAGGAAGCGGTTGAGGAAGCTAAGGTTCAAGGCAAAACTAAATGGGGTGGCAAAGTTCCAGCAACGCTAAAAACTCCTCTAAGAGACGGTGATGTTGAAAGACCAGATGATGATGCATATGCTAATTGCTATTTCTTAAATGCAAGTAGTAAAAATAAACCAGGAGTGGTTGACCAAAATGTCCACCCAGTATTAGATGCAACTGAAGTATATTCGGGATGTTACGGAAGATTAACAATTAATTTTTATGCATTCTCTGCTTCAGGTAACAAAGGTGTTGCAGCTGGACTTGGAAATGTACAGAAATTAGAAGATGGAGAATCATTAAGTGGTGCATTTACTAAGGCAGAAGATGACTTTGGTTCAGTAGAAACTGCAACAGATGATTTCTTAGGATAG
- a CDS encoding DNA polymerase, translating into MDTLAIDVETYSSVDISTSGAYKYVQAPDFQIMLFAYAFNDDEIKIIDFMNDEYLPQEVNEALNDSKVIKTAFNANFERNAIEADTFDIYCPPEEWQCTMVKALTMGLPGSLGMVGKAMHFEEDKQKMKEGKALIQYFCKPCKPTKANGGRTRNLPEHDPEKWEIFKTYCIQDVEVERDIRNKLSIYPITEDEQRLWELDQHINDRGVGTDLVMIEKAIECDANYSIRLRNEAVKITGLSNPNSAAQLKKWIGNRLGHQVTSLTKESVPGLLEEAEDDDVKRILELRQLMAKTSIKKYQTMKNARCIDGRVRGLLQFYGANRTGRWAGRLVQVQNLPQNHLPDLEDARNCIKDGRFDEVEFLYDSIPDTLSQLIRTAFIPREGNRFMVADFSAIEARVIAWFAGEKWRMDVFKTHGKIYEASASQMFHVPIESVTKGSDLRAKGKIAELALGYGGSVGALTVMDKSKSIPEDEFAGLVSSWRSANTHITKFWWDCDKAAKKAINEKTTVCMQFGLKFIYAPGVLFIQLPSGRKLAYVRPSIEDGKFGKPVVTYEGMAQTTKQWTTLETYGPKIVENIVQATARDCLGEAMFKVQKAGYDIVMHVHDEIIMDVPKDFGSMEAVNNIFSEPISWAPGLPLKADGYECTYYQKD; encoded by the coding sequence ATGGATACACTTGCAATTGATGTAGAGACATATAGCAGTGTAGATATTTCAACCTCAGGGGCTTACAAATATGTACAGGCCCCTGATTTTCAAATAATGCTATTTGCTTATGCTTTCAATGATGATGAAATTAAAATAATAGATTTTATGAATGATGAATATTTACCACAAGAAGTGAATGAAGCTTTAAATGATTCTAAGGTAATAAAGACTGCATTTAACGCAAACTTTGAAAGAAATGCTATAGAAGCAGATACCTTTGATATATATTGTCCTCCTGAAGAGTGGCAATGCACTATGGTAAAAGCTTTAACAATGGGGTTGCCTGGTAGCTTGGGTATGGTTGGTAAAGCAATGCATTTTGAAGAAGATAAACAAAAGATGAAAGAAGGTAAAGCCTTAATACAGTATTTCTGTAAGCCCTGCAAACCAACAAAAGCAAATGGCGGTAGAACTAGAAACCTTCCTGAACATGATCCTGAGAAATGGGAAATATTTAAAACATATTGTATTCAAGATGTAGAAGTCGAAAGAGATATAAGAAATAAATTAAGTATATATCCAATCACAGAAGATGAACAAAGATTATGGGAACTGGACCAACACATAAATGATAGAGGTGTTGGAACTGATCTAGTTATGATAGAAAAAGCTATTGAGTGTGATGCAAATTATTCTATAAGACTTAGAAATGAAGCTGTAAAAATAACAGGCTTAAGCAATCCTAATAGTGCGGCACAGTTAAAAAAATGGATAGGTAACAGATTAGGTCATCAAGTAACAAGCCTTACAAAAGAGAGTGTGCCAGGACTTTTAGAAGAGGCTGAGGATGATGATGTAAAAAGAATTTTAGAACTCAGGCAACTTATGGCCAAAACATCTATTAAAAAGTATCAAACAATGAAAAATGCTAGATGTATTGATGGAAGGGTGAGGGGTTTACTACAGTTCTATGGTGCTAACCGTACCGGCAGATGGGCGGGTCGTCTTGTACAAGTTCAAAACTTACCACAGAATCATTTACCTGATTTAGAGGATGCACGTAATTGTATAAAAGATGGAAGATTTGATGAAGTAGAGTTTCTATATGACAGTATTCCAGATACTTTAAGCCAACTTATAAGAACTGCTTTTATACCCAGGGAGGGTAATAGATTTATGGTAGCAGATTTTAGTGCTATAGAAGCAAGGGTAATTGCGTGGTTTGCCGGAGAGAAGTGGAGAATGGATGTGTTTAAAACTCATGGCAAAATATACGAGGCCTCAGCATCTCAAATGTTTCATGTTCCCATTGAATCAGTTACAAAAGGTAGTGATCTAAGAGCAAAAGGAAAGATAGCAGAACTTGCACTTGGGTATGGCGGTAGCGTTGGAGCTCTTACTGTAATGGATAAAAGTAAAAGCATACCTGAAGACGAATTTGCTGGTTTAGTTAGTAGTTGGAGAAGTGCAAATACCCATATAACTAAGTTTTGGTGGGACTGTGATAAAGCTGCTAAAAAAGCTATAAATGAAAAAACAACAGTATGTATGCAGTTTGGACTTAAATTTATTTATGCGCCAGGAGTTCTGTTCATTCAACTACCCTCAGGTAGAAAATTAGCTTATGTAAGACCTTCTATAGAGGATGGTAAGTTTGGTAAACCAGTTGTTACTTATGAAGGAATGGCACAGACAACAAAGCAATGGACAACACTTGAGACTTATGGACCTAAAATTGTAGAGAATATTGTTCAAGCCACCGCAAGGGATTGTCTAGGTGAAGCAATGTTTAAAGTACAAAAAGCTGGGTATGACATTGTAATGCATGTCCATGATGAAATAATAATGGATGTTCCTAAAGATTTTGGAAGCATGGAAGCGGTGAATAATATCTTCAGTGAACCAATAAGTTGGGCACCTGGTCTTCCTTTAAAGGCTGATGGATATGAGTGTACCTATTATCAAAAGGATTAA
- a CDS encoding nucleoid-associated protein, whose amino-acid sequence MDKIRDIQINEAVIHVLDNNSDEPILNNYMLDLTEEVYKFILSHLERVLKDDNLKCAFFKEKGTPVKIYSQEYLDGRMDLNSFSKEAAGELFEIMETTEGIPSCDLLVVSFNTEYGPMIGLLKIDYIKQYTHKVNITDNNVDIRLQSIITGLSDKKKVQKCAFIRPIHAGQDYDLLVLDKKPMVDEDGANYFLDTLLGCNLINNDRDYTRAFMALVEVWTRSNFKEEAFKAEKLRSSVKRVLRDNEDIDIYELAEEIILPNEPEVKKDFIAYLQAHNIERFKVDKEYLDKKLSNVKIKVSSAIALNITGDAYADINKFEIVNNGDGSINMVIKHIENYVEG is encoded by the coding sequence ATGGATAAGATTAGAGATATTCAAATAAATGAAGCGGTAATACATGTACTTGATAATAACTCAGATGAACCAATTCTAAACAACTATATGTTGGACCTTACTGAAGAGGTGTATAAGTTTATTTTAAGTCATTTGGAAAGGGTACTCAAGGATGATAATTTAAAATGTGCGTTCTTTAAAGAGAAAGGCACACCAGTAAAAATTTATAGTCAAGAGTACTTGGATGGGAGAATGGATTTAAATAGTTTTTCTAAGGAAGCTGCAGGTGAGTTATTTGAAATCATGGAAACCACGGAGGGTATTCCATCTTGTGATCTTTTGGTTGTCTCTTTCAATACCGAGTATGGTCCAATGATAGGATTATTAAAAATAGATTACATCAAGCAATACACTCACAAAGTTAATATAACTGATAATAATGTAGATATAAGATTACAGTCTATAATAACTGGATTATCAGATAAGAAAAAAGTACAAAAGTGTGCATTTATTAGACCTATACATGCTGGTCAAGACTATGATCTTCTCGTGCTAGATAAGAAACCTATGGTAGATGAGGATGGTGCCAATTATTTTCTAGATACCTTATTAGGATGCAATTTAATTAATAATGATAGAGATTATACAAGAGCTTTTATGGCTTTAGTTGAAGTGTGGACAAGAAGTAATTTTAAAGAAGAAGCATTCAAAGCTGAGAAATTAAGATCTTCTGTTAAAAGAGTTCTTAGAGATAATGAAGATATTGACATATATGAGTTAGCAGAAGAAATAATCTTACCTAATGAGCCAGAGGTTAAAAAAGATTTTATTGCATATCTTCAAGCGCATAATATCGAAAGATTTAAAGTTGATAAAGAATATTTAGATAAAAAACTAAGTAATGTAAAAATTAAAGTAAGTAGTGCTATAGCATTAAATATTACTGGGGATGCATATGCAGATATTAATAAATTTGAAATTGTAAACAATGGTGATGGATCAATTAACATGGTGATTAAACATATAGAAAATTATGTGGAGGGGTAG
- a CDS encoding GTP pyrophosphokinase has protein sequence MDKLSIGIFDFELHRKNAIAEFTKIRQSHVAFSDTIQTILKKCLEDKNIKYHSIESRAKSIESFAEKACKATKDNPNVPKYVNPIKEITDLTAVRIITFFPITISEVNQVLADEFIILERSDKSEILEKNEKLGYKSVHYLIKLTISRGNLSEYKEFNGMIAEVQVRTILQHAWAEIEHDIEYKSVTVIPADIKRRFMALSGLLEIADREFESIQNDNETLKKVSRVSVNSGKFQGIEITKDSLGVYLDKKLGGNKIKKDDDLNYEVEASLLIEMGFKYLEQVNNCIKNYDCDKIHKLLSWDYKSQIDVLDDLIIAGMGEIFIKRHPYSKMAPKDSDYWIERWNEVLTKLRDAGIIIGDYLPENNLYSSGYNA, from the coding sequence ATGGATAAATTATCTATTGGAATATTCGACTTCGAATTGCATCGGAAAAATGCAATTGCAGAATTTACGAAAATTAGGCAATCTCATGTTGCATTTAGCGATACAATTCAAACAATTTTAAAAAAGTGCCTTGAGGATAAAAATATTAAATACCATTCAATTGAATCTAGAGCAAAATCAATTGAAAGTTTTGCTGAAAAAGCATGTAAGGCTACAAAAGATAACCCAAATGTACCAAAGTACGTTAATCCAATTAAGGAAATAACTGATTTAACCGCAGTAAGGATAATTACATTTTTCCCAATAACAATAAGTGAGGTAAATCAAGTTTTAGCTGACGAATTTATTATACTAGAAAGGAGTGATAAATCGGAGATTTTAGAAAAAAATGAAAAACTAGGATATAAAAGTGTACATTACTTAATAAAGCTTACAATATCTAGGGGAAATCTGTCAGAATATAAGGAATTTAATGGTATGATTGCTGAGGTACAAGTGCGTACAATATTGCAACATGCATGGGCTGAAATAGAACATGATATTGAGTATAAGTCTGTAACGGTTATACCAGCAGATATAAAAAGACGTTTTATGGCTCTTTCTGGGCTATTAGAAATTGCAGATAGAGAATTTGAATCAATACAAAATGATAATGAGACACTGAAGAAAGTATCAAGAGTATCAGTAAATTCAGGTAAGTTTCAAGGTATTGAAATTACGAAGGATTCTTTAGGAGTATATTTAGATAAGAAACTGGGGGGGAATAAAATTAAGAAAGATGATGATTTAAATTATGAGGTAGAGGCCTCCTTATTAATAGAAATGGGGTTTAAGTACTTAGAGCAAGTAAATAATTGTATAAAAAATTACGATTGTGACAAAATCCATAAATTATTATCTTGGGATTATAAATCACAAATAGATGTACTTGATGATCTGATTATAGCTGGCATGGGTGAAATTTTCATTAAAAGGCATCCTTACAGTAAAATGGCCCCGAAAGACAGTGATTATTGGATCGAAAGGTGGAATGAAGTACTGACAAAATTAAGAGATGCAGGAATTATAATAGGAGACTATCTACCAGAAAATAATTTGTATAGCTCAGGTTATAACGCATAA
- a CDS encoding VapE domain-containing protein: MEYVTEDKKIIRIKYDGSVSLATGKNKKEIHWKNKNMLYSALIEKLSTTTRTPETYAEYKKMPKTDRDNIKDVGGFVGGSLKNGRRKAENVANRTVLSLDLDYVNGDVWSSIEMLWDFGCAMYSTHTHAPDNQRLRLVIPLSRPVLPDEYQAISRMVADDLGIDQFDDTTYEPSRLMYWPSTSSDGEYIFKVQDLAWLNPDEVLARYAFGWQDVSYWPESSRARAKITSDIKRQEDPLEKKGVIGAFCRTFSISEAIGEFLNEIYTAGADDTRYTFTDGSTTGGVVVYDDKFSFSHHGTDPTSGILCNAFDLVRIHKFGHLDDDAKEDTPVNRLPSFTRMTEFASSNDKVMQTLGKERMEKSQEDFGVVESDEEINTEWVNELTYTPQGKLKSTISNFLVTIENEPLLKNKIAYNEFSNRAVVTSKLPWRNKDNKSDWSDIDDSGLREFVEKYYGISSTAKCADALALSFEKHAFHPIKDYLNSLNWDGAKRIDTLFIDYLGAEDKLYVRTVTRKIIVAAVARVFVPGIKFDNMPVLSGPQGIGKSTLIKKLGKEWYSDSLTTVQGKEAYEQLQGVWMIEMGEMMATKKADIEATKHFLSKTEDIYRVAYGRRTSRFPRQCVFIGTTNDNEFLRDKTGNRRFWPVDVGVVPHTKNVWEDMTNYEIDQIWAEAVELWKNKEPLHLTKEEEKEAAVQQDSHSEESAKAGLIEEYLNKPITADWYDLGIIDKRNYIQGSDFGDQPEGNIVREKTCVMEIWCELFSGDPKQLSYMTSREITDILKGLYGWKSHEGRLRFGKIYGTQRAFTREQV; encoded by the coding sequence TTGGAATATGTAACAGAGGATAAGAAAATTATAAGAATTAAATATGATGGATCTGTATCACTGGCTACAGGTAAAAATAAAAAAGAGATCCATTGGAAAAACAAGAATATGCTTTACTCAGCATTAATTGAAAAGCTAAGTACTACGACAAGAACTCCTGAGACTTATGCTGAATATAAGAAAATGCCAAAGACTGATAGAGATAATATTAAAGATGTTGGAGGCTTCGTCGGTGGATCACTCAAGAATGGTCGTAGGAAAGCTGAGAATGTTGCGAATAGAACAGTTTTATCCTTAGATTTAGATTATGTTAATGGTGATGTGTGGTCCAGTATAGAAATGTTATGGGATTTTGGATGTGCAATGTATTCAACTCATACACATGCACCGGATAACCAAAGACTAAGATTAGTTATTCCTCTTAGTAGACCAGTATTACCTGATGAATATCAAGCAATAAGTAGAATGGTTGCAGATGATTTAGGAATAGATCAGTTTGATGATACGACCTATGAACCTTCAAGATTAATGTATTGGCCAAGCACTTCAAGTGATGGTGAATATATATTTAAAGTTCAAGATTTAGCATGGTTAAATCCTGATGAGGTACTAGCTAGATATGCATTTGGATGGCAAGATGTAAGTTATTGGCCTGAGAGTTCAAGAGCTAGAGCAAAGATTACAAGTGATATTAAAAGACAAGAGGACCCACTTGAAAAAAAAGGTGTTATAGGTGCATTTTGTAGGACCTTTAGTATCAGTGAAGCAATAGGTGAGTTCCTGAATGAAATATATACTGCAGGTGCTGATGATACAAGATATACATTTACAGATGGAAGTACCACTGGTGGAGTTGTGGTTTATGATGATAAGTTCAGTTTTAGCCATCATGGGACGGATCCTACAAGCGGGATATTATGTAATGCATTTGATTTAGTAAGAATCCATAAGTTCGGGCACCTGGATGATGATGCTAAGGAAGATACACCAGTTAATAGATTACCTTCATTTACCCGTATGACAGAGTTTGCGAGTAGTAACGATAAAGTAATGCAGACTTTAGGTAAAGAGCGTATGGAGAAGTCTCAAGAGGATTTTGGGGTAGTTGAGTCTGATGAGGAAATTAATACTGAATGGGTGAACGAATTAACATATACACCTCAGGGAAAATTAAAAAGCACTATAAGTAATTTCTTAGTAACAATAGAGAATGAACCTCTTCTTAAAAATAAAATAGCTTACAATGAATTTTCTAATAGGGCGGTAGTAACTAGTAAGCTTCCATGGAGAAACAAGGATAATAAAAGTGATTGGTCTGATATTGATGATAGTGGACTTAGAGAGTTTGTAGAGAAGTATTATGGGATAAGTTCAACAGCAAAATGCGCAGATGCATTAGCACTAAGTTTTGAAAAACATGCATTTCATCCAATTAAGGATTATCTGAATTCTCTTAACTGGGATGGTGCAAAAAGAATAGATACTTTATTTATAGATTACCTTGGTGCCGAAGATAAATTATATGTAAGAACAGTAACAAGAAAAATAATAGTTGCTGCAGTAGCAAGAGTATTTGTTCCAGGTATTAAGTTTGATAACATGCCAGTACTAAGTGGCCCTCAGGGAATAGGAAAAAGTACACTAATTAAAAAGTTAGGTAAGGAATGGTACTCAGATAGTTTGACAACAGTTCAAGGTAAAGAAGCATATGAGCAATTACAAGGTGTATGGATGATAGAAATGGGTGAGATGATGGCTACAAAGAAAGCAGATATTGAAGCCACCAAACATTTCTTATCTAAGACAGAGGATATATACAGAGTTGCATATGGGAGAAGGACAAGCAGATTTCCACGTCAGTGTGTATTTATTGGTACAACTAATGATAATGAGTTCTTAAGAGACAAGACTGGTAATAGAAGATTTTGGCCAGTAGATGTTGGTGTGGTACCACATACTAAGAATGTGTGGGAAGATATGACTAATTATGAGATTGACCAAATATGGGCTGAGGCCGTGGAGCTATGGAAGAATAAAGAGCCACTGCATTTGACTAAGGAGGAGGAAAAAGAAGCAGCTGTGCAACAAGACTCACATAGTGAAGAAAGTGCAAAGGCTGGTCTAATTGAAGAATATCTAAATAAACCTATTACTGCTGATTGGTATGACTTAGGTATCATAGATAAGAGGAATTACATCCAAGGGTCTGATTTTGGTGACCAACCTGAGGGAAATATAGTACGGGAAAAGACGTGCGTTATGGAGATTTGGTGTGAGCTTTTCAGTGGTGATCCTAAGCAACTTTCTTATATGACCTCTAGAGAAATTACTGATATTCTTAAGGGCCTCTATGGCTGGAAAAGTCATGAGGGTAGATTAAGATTTGGTAAAATATATGGTACACAAAGAGCATTTACGCGTGAACAGGTATGA
- a CDS encoding VRR-NUC domain-containing protein, with protein MRETRIEKRLIKEIEKIGGKALKFVSPGVTGVPDRIVLLPHGKMIFVELKAPGKKESPMQRYRAKEYRNLGFDVRCIDSVELIIKLIEEVRGYAICTS; from the coding sequence ATGAGAGAAACAAGAATTGAAAAAAGACTTATAAAAGAAATAGAGAAAATAGGCGGAAAAGCATTAAAGTTTGTTAGTCCAGGAGTGACAGGAGTACCAGATAGGATTGTCCTTTTACCACATGGAAAGATGATATTTGTAGAACTAAAAGCACCAGGTAAAAAAGAAAGTCCAATGCAAAGATACAGAGCAAAGGAATATAGAAATTTAGGATTTGATGTTAGGTGTATAGATTCAGTTGAATTGATAATTAAACTTATAGAAGAGGTGAGAGGGTATGCAATTTGTACCTCATGA
- a CDS encoding DEAD/DEAH box helicase, whose protein sequence is MQFVPHEYQQYAITHIMDHEASGLFLDMGLGKTVTTLTAIDELLFLGDVDKVLVIAPLRVAEDTWSTEIEKWDHLSHLRISKVLGKPKERIRAMNKPADIYVTNRESVEWLVKEYFDKWPFDMVVIDELSSFKSAKAIRFRSLKKVRPYFKRLVGLTGTPAPNSLIDLWPQLYLLDGGERLGKTISGFKQQYFRPGRMNGYIVYDWKLKDGGEDAIHQKIGDICISMMSKDYLNIPERVDNIINVNLPEDVKIKYKKLEKDLVIELEENDITAANAAVLTNKLLQMSNGAIYSEDKSVVEIHEEKLKVLLDLIEAANGKPVLIFYSFKHDFDRIVRYLKAKKLKAVGLKESSDIKKWNNAEIPILLVHPASAGHGLNLQYGGNIIIWFGLTWSLELYQQANARLHRQGQKKSVIVHHIVCKNTVDEDVMRALGNKEINQSALLEAVKARIKNIEITE, encoded by the coding sequence ATGCAATTTGTACCTCATGAATATCAGCAATATGCGATAACACACATTATGGATCATGAAGCTTCAGGCCTCTTCCTTGATATGGGACTTGGAAAAACTGTAACAACATTAACCGCGATAGATGAGTTGTTGTTTCTGGGTGATGTAGATAAAGTTTTAGTTATTGCACCATTAAGAGTTGCAGAAGATACTTGGAGCACTGAGATAGAAAAATGGGATCATCTTAGTCACTTAAGAATATCCAAGGTCTTAGGTAAACCAAAAGAAAGAATAAGAGCAATGAATAAACCCGCAGACATCTATGTCACTAATAGAGAAAGTGTAGAATGGTTAGTTAAAGAATATTTTGATAAGTGGCCATTCGATATGGTGGTTATAGATGAGTTGAGTTCTTTTAAATCAGCTAAAGCAATTAGATTTAGATCTCTAAAAAAAGTAAGACCTTATTTTAAAAGATTAGTAGGACTTACAGGAACACCAGCACCTAACAGTTTAATTGATTTATGGCCACAATTGTATTTACTTGATGGCGGTGAAAGATTAGGAAAAACAATATCAGGGTTTAAGCAACAATATTTTAGACCTGGAAGAATGAATGGTTATATAGTTTATGATTGGAAATTAAAAGATGGTGGAGAAGATGCAATTCATCAAAAGATAGGGGATATATGCATATCTATGATGTCAAAAGATTATTTAAATATTCCTGAAAGAGTAGATAATATTATAAATGTTAATTTACCTGAGGATGTAAAAATCAAATATAAAAAACTAGAAAAGGATTTAGTAATAGAGCTTGAAGAAAATGATATTACAGCAGCTAATGCAGCAGTACTTACAAATAAATTATTACAAATGTCAAATGGTGCAATATATTCTGAAGATAAATCAGTAGTAGAAATTCATGAAGAAAAATTAAAAGTGTTACTAGATCTTATAGAAGCAGCCAATGGTAAACCAGTATTAATATTCTATAGCTTCAAACATGATTTTGATAGGATAGTTAGATATTTAAAAGCTAAGAAATTAAAAGCAGTTGGTTTAAAAGAATCAAGTGATATAAAAAAATGGAATAATGCAGAAATTCCAATACTTTTAGTTCATCCGGCATCTGCAGGTCATGGACTTAATCTTCAATATGGTGGAAATATCATAATATGGTTTGGACTTACTTGGAGCTTAGAGTTATATCAACAAGCTAATGCAAGACTTCATAGACAAGGGCAAAAGAAATCAGTAATAGTTCATCATATAGTATGTAAAAATACTGTTGATGAAGATGTTATGAGGGCACTAGGTAATAAAGAAATAAATCAGAGTGCATTACTTGAAGCAGTAAAAGCAAGAATAAAAAATATAGAAATAACAGAGTAA
- a CDS encoding recombinase family protein: MNVAYVRVSTVDQNEARQIEGLKKYDIDEWFIEKVSAKDTNRPKLQEVIKFARKGDTVYIHSLDRLARSTKDLLDIVEQLQAKGIHLVSSKEAIDTSTATGKLMLTMIGAINTFERENMLERQREGIAIAKDNGVYKGRKVIEYPSNWDDVYTKYKNRKLQGNEAMDMLGLKRTTFYKLVKQYEEG, from the coding sequence ATGAATGTAGCATATGTGAGAGTATCAACGGTTGATCAGAATGAAGCAAGGCAGATAGAGGGATTAAAGAAGTATGATATAGATGAATGGTTTATTGAGAAGGTCAGTGCTAAGGATACCAATAGACCTAAGTTACAAGAAGTAATTAAGTTCGCAAGGAAAGGTGATACGGTATATATACATTCACTTGATAGGTTAGCAAGGAGTACTAAAGATCTATTGGATATAGTAGAGCAACTTCAAGCAAAGGGTATTCATTTGGTTAGCAGTAAAGAAGCAATAGACACTTCAACAGCAACTGGTAAACTAATGCTAACAATGATAGGTGCTATTAATACATTCGAAAGAGAGAACATGTTAGAACGACAACGTGAAGGTATAGCAATAGCAAAAGATAATGGAGTCTATAAAGGCAGGAAGGTCATTGAGTACCCAAGTAATTGGGATGATGTATATACTAAGTACAAGAATAGAAAGTTACAAGGGAATGAAGCAATGGACATGTTAGGATTAAAGCGAACTACATTCTATAAATTAGTGAAGCAGTATGAAGAGGGATAA